The Pseudomonas sp. MH9.2 genomic interval TTCATCGCCAAGACTCCACTGCTAAAAAAGGGTCGCCAGCTTAGCACAGGGCCACACTGTCACTGGATGCCCGGTTAAATGCCAAATCAAATTAAGTCCGTAGGAAATTTCCCAAAAAACAGCAAACTCTCCTGATAAGCTGCGACAAATCACCCGCACGGCCGATACCTATAAGGATGCCGTGTGGCGCAGTACTTTTTCGGGATACATGCATGGTTGCTATAACCCTTACACCCAAAATAAAAAACCTCGACAACCTTCTCGGCCATTGCCAGAAGCGCCGTTACTTAGCCAAACACACCATCATTTGCGCAGGTGATCGCTCTGAGTCGCTGTTCTTCATCATCAAAGGTTCTGTCACCATCCTGATCGAGAACGACGAGGGTCGGGAGATGATTGTCGCGTACCTGAATGCCGGCGATTTTTTTGGTGAGCTGGGCCTGTTTGACCGGATCGGGCACGAGGTAGAGCGTAGCGCCTGGGTTCGCACCAAAACCGAGTGCGAAGTGGCTGAGATCAGTTACAGCAAATTCCGTGAAGTCACACAGCAAGAACCGGATATCCTCTACGCCATCGGTAGCCAGATGGCTGACCGGTTGCGCAATACCACGCGAAAAGTCGGCGACCTGGCGTTTCTCGACGTCACTGGAAGGGTCGCACGCAGCCTGCTGGATCTGTGTAAGCAACCCGATGCCATGACCCACCCCGACGGGATGCAGATCAAGATTACCCGCCAGGAAATCGGGCGCATTGTCGGATGTTCAAGGGAAATGGTCGGCCGCGTACTTAAGGCACTGCAAGAGCAGAACCTGGTGCATGTCAAAGGCAAAACCATGGTGGTGTTTGGTACGCGCTAAGCAAGCCGGGCAGCTCAAAATCCTGCAAGGATCTTTTGATAGCGCTCGGCTAGCCGGTCCAGCACATCAGCAGCCGGGAAGGCTTCATGCAGGGCAATGTGGCTGTGGGCGCGGACTCGTTGATCCTGCTCGCAGATCTGGTTGAAGCGGTTGACCGCAGCGACCATTTGCTCGCGCTCGTTATCCAGCAGCAGCGCGCCGTGGGCCAATACGACGGGGCGTTGCCCGCCCTGACTCTGCCGCCAACGCTGAGCCGTACCGACCATTTTCCGGCCGTCCAGGTTGACGTTGAAACGCCCGTCACAGAAGGCGCCGTCCACTTCCCCAAGTGAGGCAGCTCCGCCCAACTCGATCAGCACATCACAGATCGGCTGACACAGACGGTTATAGGCATTTTCGATCCGGTCGCGGTCATTGTCACCGCGCGGCTGGGCGTAAACCAATGCGATGTTGACCACCGCCGGTGATTGCGGGACCGGTTCGCCGCCGCTTTCACGCAGCAGTATTGGCCACCCGCTGACCGCCAATGCTTCGGTAGCCTGTTCAAAACCTGCGAGACGGCTCATCCGTCGCGGCATCACCAAGGCCCGATCAAGCGGTCGCCATAACAGCAAACCGTACTCGAACTCGCCGGCACACACAGCGGCGAGCAAATCCTGCTCGGCCTGCAGGCCTGCCTCGACGGATATATCGATGACTTTGTCTAACATGCTGGTTTCTCTGTAGGCGCTGCGTCAGGGCTATCCGCTTAATTACTGATCAATGGCCCACGCTCAGGGAAGAACAAACGTTGCAGTTCAGCCCCTGGGTGTTGCTTGCGCATGAACGCTTCACCCACCAGAAATGAGTAGACCCCGCTGACTTCCATCAGCTCGACATCCGCGCGATTAAAAATGCCGCTTTCGGTGATGACCAAGCGATCACTCGGAATCTGCGGCAGCAGGTCCAGCGTCGTTTCCAGGTTGACGTCAAAGGTGTGCAGGTTACGGTTGTTGATGCCCACCAACGGCGTATCCAGTGTTTTGAGGGCGCGTTCCAACTCAGCGGCATCATGCACTTCGACCAGCACATCGAGGCCCACGCTTTTGGCGACGGCAGCCAGCTCGGCCATCTTCGAATCGTCCAGCGCGGAAACGATCAGCAACACGCAGTCGGCGCCTAATGCGCGGGCTTCGACGATCTGATACGGATCGATCATGAAGTCTTTACGAATCACCGGCAGACTGCAGGCGGCACGCGCCTGTTGCAGGTAAGCATCGGCACCTTGAAAGAAATCAATGTCGGTCAGAACAGACAGACAGGTTGCCCCACCTGCTTGATAACTTTTGGCGATGTCAGCAGGGACAAAGTTTTCCCGGATCACGCCTTTGCTCGGCGATGCTTTTTTGATTTCGGCGATGACCGCAGGGTGCTTGCTCTTGGCCTGCTTGATCAATGCCTTGGCAAAACCGCGTGGCGCGTCGGCCAGTGCCGCTTGGCGCTCGAGCTCGGCAAGACTCACCATGGCACTGCGGGCAGCGACCTCCTCAACCTTGCGGGCGAGAATTTTTTCCAGAACCGTCGGCACACTCATCCTTCATTCTCCTGCTTGAATACCGCGGTAAAGGCACCCAACTCTTCCAGTTTTTCCCGGGCAAGGCCGGTGTGCAGCGCATCGTGGGCCAGTGCAACGCCCTCTTTCAGCGTAGACGCATGATCAGCAGCATAGAGTGCTGCGCCCGCATTGAGCACGATCATTTCGGCCGCTTTCTGCCCGTTTTCGGTCTTGCGTCGCCCCAAGGCATCGCGGATCAACTCCAGCGATGCAGCAGGGCTTTCCACGGCCAGGCCGATCAGGCTCTGGCTTTTTATCCCCACATCTTCCGGCTGTACCCAGTATTCAGTCACTTCGCCATTTTTCAGCTCGGCCACGAAGGTCGGTGCCGCGAGGCTGAACTCGTCCAGACCATCCTGGGAGTGCACCACCAATACGTGCTTGCTTCCGAGACGAAGCAAGACTTCGGCCAACGGCCGGCACAGCGCCTGACTGAACACCCCTACCACCTGATGGCGGACGCCAGCCGGATTCGTAAGCGGGCCAAGCATATTAAACAGGGTGCGCAATCCAAGGTCGCGACGCGGACCAGCGGCGTATTTCATTGCGCCGTGGTGGGACTGGGCAAACATGAAGCCGATGCCCACGCTTTCGATACAGCGGGCCACCTGCACAGGCGTCAGGTTCAAATAGATACCCGCCGCCTCAAGCAGATCGGCGCTGCCACTTTTGCCGGACACAGCCCGATTACCGTGCTTGGCAACCGTGCAACCAGCCGCCGCGACCACAAAGGACGATGCTGTGGAGACGTTAAAAATATTTGCGCCATCGCCGCCCGTGCCAACCACGTCGACCACGCCGTCGAGGGACTTGAGTTCGACTTTGCTGGCCAACTCACGCATGACCGAAACAGCACCGACGATTTCATCAATGCTTTCGCTTTTCATGCGCATGGCCATCATGAAGGCGCCTATCTGCGCTTCTGTGCACTGACCTGTCATGATTTCGCGCATGACGTCGCGCATTTCCTCGGTGCTCAAATCAAGCTGGTTGACGATGCGAGCCAGCGCGCCTTTGATATCCATAGCCATAACCTTGAAAGCCCCTTAACCCTGACGGCTGCCGCCAGTTTGCTTGAGGAAGTTGGCGAACAGCTCATGTCCCTGCTCGGTAAGAATCGACTCAGGGTGAAATTGCACCCCCTCGATATTTAGCGTTTTGTGCCGCAGGCCCATGATTTCATCGACCGAACCGTCTTCAAGCTCAGTCCAGGCGGTCAACTCCAGGCAATCGGGCAGGGTTTCGAGCTTGACGACCAGAGAATGATAACGGGTGACCGTCAACGGATGATTCAAGCCTTCGAATACGCCAAGGTCTTCATGAATCACCGGACTGGTCTTGCCATGCATCACTTGCCGCGCCCGCACTACATCGCCCCCAAATGCCTGACCAATAGACTGATGGCCCAGGCACACGCCCAGAATCGGCAACTTACCGGCGAAGTGCTTGATCACCTCCAGCGATACGCCTGCTTCAGTCGGGGTGCATGGGCCAGGGGAAATCACGATGCGCTCGGGGTTCAGGGCTTCGATCTCGGCAATGCTCAGCTCGTCGTTGCGGATCACTTTGACCTCGGCACCCAACTCACCCAAATATTGCACGACGTTATAAGTAAAGGAGTCGTAGTTATCAATCATCAGCAACATGTATTTAACCTCTTGAAATTACTGACTTTTAAAGCCGCCCTTGGATATTGCTCGCTTGTCGGACGCACACTGTCTGGTCACTGGGATTCATCCAGCTCAGGCACTCTGACAAGTCAATCGAAGGGCATATCGGTACAGGTCCGGCTGGCCGGAAGGGAGAACAGTCAGGCGCGCCAACGCCAACGGCCGAGAGCCTTGATAACGCGCACAAAAAGTTTGCTGAGGATTAACACTGGGGGAGGTCTCATGTATACGTTTGGGCACAGTAGCCTACCCACGCACACGGTGCAATATCGAGCCCTCCCCACGCTGCCATCTCATGCGCTGAACGTGTTACTGGCTGCCTTCGACATCTTCCAGACTGAACGTTTCAGTGTTGTCATTGTAGGAGAAAATTTCTGCGTATCGCCCCCAACTGATCACACTCTCCAGTGTTTCCTCCACAAAGGACCCACTGAGCGAATCTTCCAGTTCCTGCTCGAAGCGTACACGTGGCGCCCAGTGCCCGTGCCGTTCCTGCAATACCTGGCGGATACGTGCGGCCAATGGCACATGTTTGACCAGATGCTCGGCAAAAATGGTTTTTCGCTCCTGGGTGCCGTACTCGGCGAATAACTTGCCAGCCTCTGTGAGCGTGATTTCAGCGCCCTTGAGCTCAGCAAACCCCAGATGCTCCAGCATCTCTGCCACCGGGAACAAATCGTCGACTTCCAGCAATAGCCGTTCTGAAACATTCGGCAAACCGGCATGCCCATGATAGGGCTCGGCCGCCAACGCTTCGATCAGGCCCGCCATCAGGTTGGTGGAGACATCCGGCAGCGGACTGCCCATTTGCAGTTCGGCCTTGCCGGTGCTGGCATCAGCACTGCGCCGGTTGGTCATCAACGCATAAATATCATCAACCATCTTGCGAAAGGTTGGATCCAGCCGATTGCGCGGGTGAACGAACGGCACTTTGATTTCCGCCACGACCCGCCCAGGATTTGACGACAAGACCAGAACACGGTCGCACATCAATACCGCTTCTTCGATGTTGTGAGTCACGATCAAGATGGATTTTATCGGCAGTTGTTTCCCGCTCCACAGATCCAGCAAATCGCTTCGCAGTGTTTCTGCCGTCAATACATCCAGGGCAGAGAAAGGCTCGTCCATCAATAACAAGGTTGGGTTGACCACCAGGCCTCGGGCAAAGCCCACGCGTTGACGCATCCCGCCAGACAATTCGCGCGGATAGGCGTTCTCGAACCCATCAAGACCGATCAGGTCGATTGCATCCAGCGCACGCTTACGTGCTGCCTTGGGCTCTACCTGCAGGGCTTGAAGACCTGCCTCTACGTTTTCAAGTACGGTCAGCCATGGAAACAGCGCAAAGGTTTGAAAAACCATGGCCACACCTTCGGCGGGGCCCGTCAACAAGGAGCCGTTGTATCGAACCTCGCCAGACGAGGGTTGTATCAGGCCGGCGATGATGCGCAGCAGCGTCGACTTGCCCGACCCGGAGCGGCCCAGCATGCCCACAATTTCGCCTTCGCGTAGCGTCAGATCGACACCACTGAGAACCTGTAACTCATCCTTGCCCTTGCCAAAAGCCCGGCTCACATCATTGAGCGAGTAAATTTCGGGGGCGGCGCTAGCCTGCTCGGTATAGGTATTCATAACATCGACTCCTGTTAATTCAGGCGGAGTTTGTTTTCGGCAATGGCGTACATCGGCCGCCATACCAAGCGATTGAAAGCCACGACAAAGAGCGACATCACCACCACGCCGAGCGTGATTTTCGGAAAGTCACCGGCCGCAGTGGTCTGGGCAATGTAGGCGCCCAATCCATGCGCCACTACCTTGTCTTGTCCCCATGAAACGAATTCGGAAACGATACTGGCATTCCACGCCCCGCCCGAAGCAGTGATCGCCCCGGTTACGTAATACGGGAAAATGCCTGGCAGCATTACCTTGCGCCACCATAACCAGCCGCGGATGCGAAAATTGGCTGCAGCTTCCTTGAAGTCATTCGGGAAGGCACTGGCACCGGCAATTACGTTGAACAGGATGTACCACTGTGTACCCAGCACAATCAGCGGACTCAACCAGATATCGGGGTTTAACTGATAGCGCAAAATGACGATGACAAACACTGGAAACAATAAGTTTGCAGGGAAGGCAGCCAGGAACTGGGCTAACGGCTGGATTTTTTCCGCGAGGCGCGGACGTAAACCAATCATCACGCCAAGTGGCACCCAGATGACTGATGCGACGGCAATGAGCAGAATGACCCGCAACAGGGTAATCAGACCCAACCCGAGCACATGCCCGACCTCTGCAAGTGTCACCTCGCTGCTAACGTAACCCGCGATCCGGTACAGGATGTACAGCGTGAGCACCGCAATCACTCCCCCCCACACCCAGTCGATAGCCCGTGAGATGGCGGGATCAGGGGGTGTCGCCACGGTTTTCGATCGAGGCAAGCTCAGGCGCATATGGCCAATGCGGGTCATGGCCCGGGCAAAAGGCCGCAACAGGCGTTGAATAACCCGGGTCCGCTGAATCAGGTTCAGCACCCAGGATTCAGGCGCGCCAGCTTGGGAGGCGGTGTCTTCCATACGGAATTTGTCGGCCCATGCCACCAACGGCCGAAACAGGAACTGGTCATAGAGAAGGATGACCGCAATCATCGCCAGGATGACGTAGCCCACCGCATGCAGGTCGCGTTGTTCGATGGCAACCGCCAGATAGGAGCCTACACCTGGCAGCGTGATGGTCTTGTCGCCCACGGTGATGGCTTCCGAGGCAACCACAAAAAACCAGCCCCCGGACATGCTCATCATCATGTTCCAGACTAGCCCTGGTATGGCAAACGGAACGTCCAGCTTCCAGAATTTTTGCCAACCGGAAAGCTGTAGATTGCTGGACACCTCCACCAAGTCACTAGGCAGCATGCGCAGTGACTGATAGAAGCTGAACGTCATGTTCCAGGCCTGGCTGGTGAAGATGGCAAAAATGGCAGCGCATTCAGCGCCCAGTACGCGGCCTGGAAACAGCAACAGGAAAAACGTTACCGTAAACGAGATGTAGCCCAGAACGGGCACCGATTGCAGGATATCCAGCACCGGCACCAACAGCTTCTCTGCCCGCCGACTTTTGGCAGCCAACGTACCGTAAACCAGCGTAAATATCAGGGACGCAACCATCGCTGCAAGCATGCGCAATGTGGTGCGTACCGCATATTCGGGCAGGTTACCCGGATCAAGCGAAATAGCCTCGCTCTGCAAGGTTGAAATCGGTGCCCAGGTCTGTTGTGCGCCAATCGAAAAAAACAGCAAAAAACCGATAACCAACGGCATGGCTACCAGATCCCAACGGTTGGGAAGCAGCCGCTTTGCGGTTACCGGGATGTAATGACGGAATACCTTATTCATGTTCACTGATTCCAGCAGCTATCTGAGCATGGTCCCTGACCACAAGGTCAGTGTCTTCCAGAGCGCAGCATCCGAAACTGCGCAACAGGCAGTCACAGCACACTCTAATGAGGGGAAACGAAACAACTGAGAGAGGCCACGCAAGCGAACGCTACACGGTAGATGCAGGGAAGGTGGCCAAGTCATTCAGTGATTCAGACCGCTGAATAATCCCGCGCACCCATTACATTCCGTTTGGCGTCCCACTGCGTGACCCACCGAGAATGGGCAGGATCCATGGCTGGAGTCTCCTTGCGCGGGTTTAAGATTGGCATTCGGGAGGAATAGCGAAATGGCACCCTAGGGGTGACGCCATCAAGACAAGACTTTTCCGCGGCGGATTATACGCATCAAAATGTTACAATTGCGCACAGCCAACGTAACTTTTGGTGCGTTAACAGCCCTGCTCTACGCAGAGTTTTTTGTTAAGGCATAACCCTACAGTGATTATCTGGTTTCCCGCCGCCGCGCCATCCATACAAAGCTGACGAGGCATGGCAGTCTACCTGGGCGAACAGTGCGTTATCACGCGTGCAAAGCACCATTGGCCAGCTTACGAAGCGAGATTGCTCACGAGCACGAAGACGGTGTGTTTGACACACCGCCCTCACCTCAGGAAAGCGGTTCTTGCTCAGCCAGCGCCACCGCACGGAACATGGCGCGGCGCTTGTTCAGGGTCTCTTCCCATTCCAGCGCGGGCACAGAGTCAGCGACGATACCGCCACCGGCCTGCACGTGCAGCTCACCGTTCTTGATCACTGCGGTACGGATCGCAATCGCGGTGTCCATGTTGCCGTTCCAGGCCAGGTACCCCACTGCGCCACCATAGACACCACGCTTGACCGGTTCCAGCTCGTCAATAATTTCCATGGCGCGGATTTTCGGCGCGCCAGACAAAGTGCCCGCCGGCAGAATCGCACGCAGGGCATCCATCGCCGTCAGGCCGCTTTTCAACTGGCCAGTGACGTTGGAAACAATGTGCATCACGTTAGAGTAACGCTCGATGACCATTTTTTCCGTGAGTTTGACCGAGCCGATTTCAGACACGCGACCGGTGTCGTTGCGCCCCAGATCGATCAACATCAAGTGCTCGGCGACCTCTTTGTGATCGGAAAGCAGGTCTTTTTCCAGCGCCAGATCTTCTTCTTCGTTTGCGCCGCGCGGACGGGTACCGGCAATCGGGCGCACGGTGATCAGGTTGTCTTCGACCCGCACCAATACTTCCGGCGAACTGCCCACGACATGGAAGTCGCCAAAGTTGAAGAAATACATATAAGGCGTCGGGTTGAAACAACGCAGCGCACGGTACAAGTCGATGGGGGCGGCCTTGAAGTCGATCGACATGCGTTGCGACGGAACGACCTGCATCACGTCACCGGCAAGGATGTACTCCTTGATGGTGTCCACTGCGCGCTCGTAATCGTCTTGAGTGAAACTGGAGCGGAATATCGGATCAGGCGCCTGCGGCCGGGTCAGATCAAGACCGCGACGTGGGGTAATCGGCTGACGAAGTTTTCCCATCAGCTCGTCCAGACGCGCCAGGCCACTTTCGTAGGCGCCGGCTTCAGCCGGGTCGACCAGCACGATCGCGTGCATCTTGCCGGCGAGGTTGTCGAACACCACCACCGCATCCGACACCATCAGCAGGATATCCGGCACGCCCAGCGGGTCCGGGTTCGGACATTTACCCAGGCGCTTCTCGACATAACGCACGCAGTCGTAACCGAAGTAACCCACCAGCCCGCCGTTGAAACGCGGTAACCCGGCAATGGTCGGCACGTTGTAGCGCGCCTTGAATTCTTCGACGAACGCCAACGGGTCTTCCGACTCCAGGCGCTCGATCTCGACGCCGTCCCGGGTCACGCTGATCTGCTGTTCGTGAACACGCATCACGGTGCGGCATGGCAGGCCAATGATCGAGTAGCGGCCCCATTTCTCGCCGCCCTGCACCGACTCCAGCAAATAAGAGTTCGGCTGGTCGGCCAGTTTCAGGTAGATCGACAGCGGTGTGTCGAAGTCGGCAAGGGTTTCGTAGGCAAGCGGGATACGGTTGTAACCGGCAGCAGCCAAACGCAGAAATTCTTCGCGGGTCATGATCAGCCTCGTGGCTTGAGGGTAAAACGGTCAGGTATGCAAACGCGCCGGTGGACCGGCCAGAGTCAAGTCAGGCGCGCCAACGCCAGCGGGCCAGGGCCTTGATGACTTTCATCCAGAGCTTGCGGGTGACCACCACGATGGAATCTCTTTGAGGGGGGGATTTGACGTCGGCCAACGTTAGCGCAGCGGCAGAATCTAAGCAACCGGGGAGCAGCATACGCAGGTCATCAATAACCAGCGACGGCGATTCCTCGGCAATCGGCCGGCCATGGTTGTAGCCATAGCTGAGCGCCACACTGGCAACGCCTGCCGCTTTTGCTGCCAGCACATCGTTGCGCGAGTCACCGACAAATAGCGACTGGGATGCCGGAACACCAGCCATTTTCATCACAAAAAACAGCGCAGCCGGATCAGGCTTCTGTTGCGGCAACGTATCGCCGCCGATGATCCAGCGGAAAAACCGTCCCAGCTTCAGCTCATCCAGCAGCGGCGCGACGAAGCGCTCCGGTTTGTTGGTGATAAGGGCCATTTCAACGCCCTGTTTCTGCATCCACTTCAAGGTTTCGCGCACCCCGGGGTACACCTGCGTCAGCGCGTGACTGCCCGCGTATACCTCCATGAAAATCGCCAGGGCCTCTTCGGTCAACGCCTCATCAACGGCGCTGTGATCGATGTCGCTGGCCAAGGCGCGACGCACCAATACGCGCACCCCGTTGCCGACCCAGAGCCGTACAGCCTCGACACCCGCGGGCGGGCGCCCCAGTTTGAGCAGCATTTTATCCACGGCCGCTCCAAGGTCCGGCACCGAATCGATCAATGTGCCATCCAGATCGAACATCACCAGCTTGGGCAAGCGGCCCGGGAACAGCTGCTCAAACCCGCTCATGGGCGAGCCAACGCCAGTTCGGCACGCATTTTCTGGATGACCTCTTGGTAGTCCGGCGCGTTGAAGATAGCGGAGCCCGCGACAAAGGTGTCGGCACCGGCGGCAGCGATCTCACGAATGTTGTTCACATTGACCCCGCCGTCGATCTCCAGACGAATGTCATAGCCGGAGGCTTCTATCAGCGCCCGCGCTTCACGCAGTTTGTTCAGAGTGCCGGGAATGAACTTCTGCCCGCCAAAACCGGGGTTCACGCTCATCAGCAAGATCATGTCGACCTTGTCCATCACATACTCAAGCACGTTCAGCGGCGTGGCCGGGTTGAACACCAGACCGGCCTTGCAGCCGCCTTCACGGATCAACTGCAGTGAGCGGTCGACGTGCTGCGTGGCTTCAGGGTGGAAGGTGATGTACGTGGCGCCAGCGTCGATGAAGTCGCCGATCATGCGGTCAACCGGGCTGACCATCAAATGAACATCGATGGGCGCGGTGATCCCGTACTTGCGCAATGCCGTGCAGACCATCGGGCCGATGGTCAGGTTAGGTACGTAGTGATTGTCCATGACATCGAAGTGAACAATGTCCGCGCCAGCGGCAAGAACATTGTCGACTTCCTGGCCCAGGCGGGCGAAGTCGGCGGAAAGAATTGAAGGAGCAATAACGAAGGGCTGCATGACGCACCTTTGAGCAGAATCTCGGTGGCGCGCATTGTACCTTAGTCGGGCCGGGTGCAACTCTCCACAGATCCGAGCCAGACCCCGATCCCGCAGAACCGGGGTCAGCCTCGGATATTTCCTGCCAGATCGATCAAGCCACTTGAGTTCGCAACTTCTCGCTACGTCCGCGCAACCATTCCAGTACCAGCAACAGCACCACCGAGAACGCGATCAGCATAGTGGCCGCAGCGGCGATGGTCGGGCTGAGGTTTTCGCGAATACCGCTGAACATCTGCCGGGGCAGCGTGGCCTGTTGCGGGCCAGCGAGGAACAAGGTCACGACCACTTCATCGAACGAGGTGGCGAACGCAAACAACGCACCCGATACCACACCTGGCGCGATCAGCGGCAAGGTCACCCGGCGGAACGCAGTCAGTGGGGATGCCCCGAGGCTGGCGGCAGCACGAACCAGATTGTGGTTGAAGCCCTGCAAGGTCGCCGACACCGTGATGATCACGAAGGGCACACCCAACACCGCATGCACCAGAATCAGCGATATGTAACTGTTGCCCAACCCCAGCGGGGCGAAGAACAGGTAGCTGGCGACACCGACAATGACCACCGGAACGACCATTGGCGAAATCACCAGGGCCATGACCAACGCCTTGCCCGGGAAGTTGCCACGCGTCAGGCCAATCGCTGCCAGCGTACCGAAGCCCATTGCCAATACCGTGGCCGCAGGCGCAACGATCATACTGTTCTTCAGCGAGCGCATCCATTCAGCTGAGGAGAAGAAGTCCTGGTACCAGTGCATGGAAAACCCTTGCAGCGGGTAGACCAGAAAGCTCCCTGAGTTGAACGACAGCGGAATGATCACCAGCACCGGCAGGACCAGAAACAAAAGCACCAGCCCGCAGAGAATACGCAGGGCGTAGTACCAGACCCGCTCAATAGGAGACGTGTAAGGGCTCAGCATGTTGATTCTCCTCAGCTCAGGCGCATGCGGCTGGCGCCGACTAGCCAGTTATAAATCAGGTAAAGCACGATGGTTGCCATCAACAGCAAACCGCCCAAAGCCGTGGCCATGCCCCAGTTGATACTGGTGTTGGTGTAAAAGGCGACGAAGTAGCTGACCATCTGATCGTTCGGGCTGCCGAGCAACGCCGGCGTGATGTAGTAG includes:
- a CDS encoding nitrate/sulfonate/bicarbonate ABC transporter ATP-binding protein: MNTYTEQASAAPEIYSLNDVSRAFGKGKDELQVLSGVDLTLREGEIVGMLGRSGSGKSTLLRIIAGLIQPSSGEVRYNGSLLTGPAEGVAMVFQTFALFPWLTVLENVEAGLQALQVEPKAARKRALDAIDLIGLDGFENAYPRELSGGMRQRVGFARGLVVNPTLLLMDEPFSALDVLTAETLRSDLLDLWSGKQLPIKSILIVTHNIEEAVLMCDRVLVLSSNPGRVVAEIKVPFVHPRNRLDPTFRKMVDDIYALMTNRRSADASTGKAELQMGSPLPDVSTNLMAGLIEALAAEPYHGHAGLPNVSERLLLEVDDLFPVAEMLEHLGFAELKGAEITLTEAGKLFAEYGTQERKTIFAEHLVKHVPLAARIRQVLQERHGHWAPRVRFEQELEDSLSGSFVEETLESVISWGRYAEIFSYNDNTETFSLEDVEGSQ
- the trpC gene encoding indole-3-glycerol phosphate synthase TrpC; the protein is MSVPTVLEKILARKVEEVAARSAMVSLAELERQAALADAPRGFAKALIKQAKSKHPAVIAEIKKASPSKGVIRENFVPADIAKSYQAGGATCLSVLTDIDFFQGADAYLQQARAACSLPVIRKDFMIDPYQIVEARALGADCVLLIVSALDDSKMAELAAVAKSVGLDVLVEVHDAAELERALKTLDTPLVGINNRNLHTFDVNLETTLDLLPQIPSDRLVITESGIFNRADVELMEVSGVYSFLVGEAFMRKQHPGAELQRLFFPERGPLISN
- a CDS encoding lipoyl protein ligase domain-containing protein, producing MLDKVIDISVEAGLQAEQDLLAAVCAGEFEYGLLLWRPLDRALVMPRRMSRLAGFEQATEALAVSGWPILLRESGGEPVPQSPAVVNIALVYAQPRGDNDRDRIENAYNRLCQPICDVLIELGGAASLGEVDGAFCDGRFNVNLDGRKMVGTAQRWRQSQGGQRPVVLAHGALLLDNEREQMVAAVNRFNQICEQDQRVRAHSHIALHEAFPAADVLDRLAERYQKILAGF
- a CDS encoding phosphoglycolate phosphatase; protein product: MSGFEQLFPGRLPKLVMFDLDGTLIDSVPDLGAAVDKMLLKLGRPPAGVEAVRLWVGNGVRVLVRRALASDIDHSAVDEALTEEALAIFMEVYAGSHALTQVYPGVRETLKWMQKQGVEMALITNKPERFVAPLLDELKLGRFFRWIIGGDTLPQQKPDPAALFFVMKMAGVPASQSLFVGDSRNDVLAAKAAGVASVALSYGYNHGRPIAEESPSLVIDDLRMLLPGCLDSAAALTLADVKSPPQRDSIVVVTRKLWMKVIKALARWRWRA
- a CDS encoding ABC transporter permease subunit; translation: MNKVFRHYIPVTAKRLLPNRWDLVAMPLVIGFLLFFSIGAQQTWAPISTLQSEAISLDPGNLPEYAVRTTLRMLAAMVASLIFTLVYGTLAAKSRRAEKLLVPVLDILQSVPVLGYISFTVTFFLLLFPGRVLGAECAAIFAIFTSQAWNMTFSFYQSLRMLPSDLVEVSSNLQLSGWQKFWKLDVPFAIPGLVWNMMMSMSGGWFFVVASEAITVGDKTITLPGVGSYLAVAIEQRDLHAVGYVILAMIAVILLYDQFLFRPLVAWADKFRMEDTASQAGAPESWVLNLIQRTRVIQRLLRPFARAMTRIGHMRLSLPRSKTVATPPDPAISRAIDWVWGGVIAVLTLYILYRIAGYVSSEVTLAEVGHVLGLGLITLLRVILLIAVASVIWVPLGVMIGLRPRLAEKIQPLAQFLAAFPANLLFPVFVIVILRYQLNPDIWLSPLIVLGTQWYILFNVIAGASAFPNDFKEAAANFRIRGWLWWRKVMLPGIFPYYVTGAITASGGAWNASIVSEFVSWGQDKVVAHGLGAYIAQTTAAGDFPKITLGVVVMSLFVVAFNRLVWRPMYAIAENKLRLN
- a CDS encoding aminodeoxychorismate/anthranilate synthase component II; the encoded protein is MLLMIDNYDSFTYNVVQYLGELGAEVKVIRNDELSIAEIEALNPERIVISPGPCTPTEAGVSLEVIKHFAGKLPILGVCLGHQSIGQAFGGDVVRARQVMHGKTSPVIHEDLGVFEGLNHPLTVTRYHSLVVKLETLPDCLELTAWTELEDGSVDEIMGLRHKTLNIEGVQFHPESILTEQGHELFANFLKQTGGSRQG
- the crp gene encoding cAMP-activated global transcriptional regulator CRP, which encodes MVAITLTPKIKNLDNLLGHCQKRRYLAKHTIICAGDRSESLFFIIKGSVTILIENDEGREMIVAYLNAGDFFGELGLFDRIGHEVERSAWVRTKTECEVAEISYSKFREVTQQEPDILYAIGSQMADRLRNTTRKVGDLAFLDVTGRVARSLLDLCKQPDAMTHPDGMQIKITRQEIGRIVGCSREMVGRVLKALQEQNLVHVKGKTMVVFGTR
- the trpE gene encoding anthranilate synthase component I — protein: MTREEFLRLAAAGYNRIPLAYETLADFDTPLSIYLKLADQPNSYLLESVQGGEKWGRYSIIGLPCRTVMRVHEQQISVTRDGVEIERLESEDPLAFVEEFKARYNVPTIAGLPRFNGGLVGYFGYDCVRYVEKRLGKCPNPDPLGVPDILLMVSDAVVVFDNLAGKMHAIVLVDPAEAGAYESGLARLDELMGKLRQPITPRRGLDLTRPQAPDPIFRSSFTQDDYERAVDTIKEYILAGDVMQVVPSQRMSIDFKAAPIDLYRALRCFNPTPYMYFFNFGDFHVVGSSPEVLVRVEDNLITVRPIAGTRPRGANEEEDLALEKDLLSDHKEVAEHLMLIDLGRNDTGRVSEIGSVKLTEKMVIERYSNVMHIVSNVTGQLKSGLTAMDALRAILPAGTLSGAPKIRAMEIIDELEPVKRGVYGGAVGYLAWNGNMDTAIAIRTAVIKNGELHVQAGGGIVADSVPALEWEETLNKRRAMFRAVALAEQEPLS
- the trpD gene encoding anthranilate phosphoribosyltransferase translates to MDIKGALARIVNQLDLSTEEMRDVMREIMTGQCTEAQIGAFMMAMRMKSESIDEIVGAVSVMRELASKVELKSLDGVVDVVGTGGDGANIFNVSTASSFVVAAAGCTVAKHGNRAVSGKSGSADLLEAAGIYLNLTPVQVARCIESVGIGFMFAQSHHGAMKYAAGPRRDLGLRTLFNMLGPLTNPAGVRHQVVGVFSQALCRPLAEVLLRLGSKHVLVVHSQDGLDEFSLAAPTFVAELKNGEVTEYWVQPEDVGIKSQSLIGLAVESPAASLELIRDALGRRKTENGQKAAEMIVLNAGAALYAADHASTLKEGVALAHDALHTGLAREKLEELGAFTAVFKQENEG